From the Solibacillus sp. FSL R5-0449 genome, one window contains:
- a CDS encoding FAD-dependent oxidoreductase translates to MGNFSANARERLKETLIEDTFDLFVIGGGITGAGIALDAATRGLKLGLAEMQDFAEGTSSRSTKLVHGGLRYLKQFEIKEVAELGRERAIVYENGPHVTTPVWMLLPFHKGGTFGSFSTALGLKVYDILANVKKDERRFMLSADETIAREPLIKKDGLLGGGVYVEYRTDDARLTIEVMKAAVANGAIAMNHLKVVGIEANNVAFSKVTVEDQLTGEQYEIRAKKVVNAAGPWVDDVRKLDGELSNKHLILSKGVHLVFDEDDFPLQQAIYFDTEKDGRMIFAIPRDGKAYVGTTDTFYEGDPADIKVTKEDRQYIMDAIHYMFPQLQLTEDKIESAWAGVRPLIHEEGKGPSEISRKDEIWQSDSGLITIAGGKLTGYRKMAEKIVDLVVKQLNDEYQLKYGKSITKNLPISGGETSGSKFFESFVEKRTVKGQDLGLTEEQSRYLAKFYGTNVDKVFDYIKQAKGKLPPIVYGQLYYAINEESACTPSDFFVRRTGALLFNIHLVKQYKQHVIDEMSDYLNWTVEEKQQHTDQLEQELQNVTMT, encoded by the coding sequence ATGGGAAACTTTTCTGCAAATGCAAGAGAGCGACTGAAAGAAACATTAATAGAAGACACCTTTGATCTGTTTGTTATAGGTGGTGGGATTACAGGTGCGGGGATTGCGCTTGATGCCGCCACACGAGGTTTAAAATTAGGGTTGGCAGAGATGCAGGATTTTGCGGAAGGCACAAGTAGCCGATCGACAAAACTTGTACATGGCGGCCTCCGTTACTTAAAACAATTCGAAATAAAAGAGGTTGCGGAGCTTGGTCGAGAGCGGGCAATCGTTTATGAAAACGGACCACATGTAACAACTCCTGTATGGATGTTGCTTCCCTTCCATAAAGGAGGGACATTTGGTTCGTTTTCGACAGCGCTTGGATTGAAAGTATACGATATTTTAGCGAATGTTAAAAAGGATGAAAGACGTTTTATGCTGTCCGCAGATGAAACGATTGCCCGGGAACCGCTTATAAAAAAGGACGGTTTGCTTGGCGGCGGTGTTTATGTAGAATACCGTACAGACGATGCACGTCTGACAATCGAAGTAATGAAGGCAGCGGTTGCCAACGGGGCAATCGCAATGAATCACTTGAAAGTTGTCGGGATTGAGGCGAATAACGTGGCCTTTTCTAAAGTGACGGTGGAAGATCAGCTCACTGGTGAACAATACGAAATCCGAGCGAAAAAAGTCGTCAATGCGGCAGGTCCATGGGTTGATGATGTGCGCAAATTAGATGGTGAACTTAGTAACAAGCATCTCATTTTATCGAAAGGTGTGCATCTCGTTTTTGACGAAGATGATTTCCCGTTGCAGCAGGCGATCTATTTTGATACCGAAAAAGATGGACGGATGATTTTTGCGATTCCGCGGGATGGCAAAGCGTATGTAGGGACAACAGATACATTTTATGAGGGGGATCCTGCAGACATAAAAGTAACGAAAGAGGATCGACAATATATTATGGATGCGATTCATTACATGTTCCCTCAACTTCAGCTGACAGAAGATAAAATCGAGTCGGCATGGGCAGGGGTGAGACCGCTTATCCATGAAGAAGGTAAGGGACCGTCGGAAATTTCACGTAAAGATGAAATTTGGCAATCGGATAGTGGCCTTATTACGATTGCTGGCGGGAAACTAACTGGCTACCGTAAAATGGCGGAAAAAATTGTCGACCTTGTCGTAAAACAATTAAACGATGAATACCAGCTGAAATACGGGAAATCGATTACAAAAAATCTTCCTATTTCGGGTGGGGAAACGAGCGGCTCGAAGTTTTTTGAATCGTTTGTTGAAAAACGTACGGTGAAAGGCCAGGACCTTGGTTTAACAGAAGAGCAAAGCCGTTATTTAGCGAAATTTTACGGTACAAATGTTGATAAAGTATTCGATTACATTAAACAGGCAAAAGGTAAATTACCGCCGATTGTTTACGGTCAGCTCTATTATGCGATCAACGAGGAATCTGCATGTACGCCGAGTGACTTTTTCGTTCGTCGTACCGGTGCGCTATTATTTAATATCCACCTGGTAAAACAATATAAACAGCATGTAATTGATGAAATGAGCGACTACCTCAACTGGACTGTTGAAGAAAAGCAGCAGCATACAGATCAACTAGAACAGGAACTACAAAACGTAACAATGACTTAG
- a CDS encoding Asp23/Gls24 family envelope stress response protein, whose product MAEKQQVAFVQPTPVGKEELGKIEVAPEVIEVIAGIAATEVDGIAATRGNFASGVAERFGKKVHSKGIKSAMSEEGNIVIDVFCTVKYGYAIPKVAKEVQTTIRQAILNMTAIETSEVNIHITGIQFETSKDAE is encoded by the coding sequence ATGGCTGAGAAACAACAAGTAGCATTCGTACAACCAACACCGGTTGGTAAAGAAGAATTAGGAAAGATTGAAGTCGCGCCAGAAGTAATTGAAGTTATCGCAGGTATTGCTGCAACAGAGGTGGATGGAATCGCTGCAACACGCGGAAATTTCGCATCAGGTGTTGCCGAACGTTTCGGTAAAAAAGTTCATTCGAAAGGCATCAAGTCAGCAATGTCTGAAGAAGGCAATATTGTCATTGATGTATTTTGCACAGTGAAATATGGTTATGCCATTCCAAAAGTGGCGAAGGAAGTGCAAACAACGATTCGACAAGCCATTTTAAATATGACAGCCATTGAAACAAGCGAAGTGAACATCCACATTACAGGGATCCAGTTCGAAACTTCAAAAGACGCAGAATAA
- a CDS encoding mechanosensitive ion channel domain-containing protein produces MWESIKWLIPSVTAPTVADGLAAAAIIVAGLLIIRFVIRPLLFKIADLFNKKNHPVFGDITKSVYPSIRNAIIFSLIVMAVSLLVEVWLFDNTKLGIYIDSVYVFFAFKALYDVLGFYLKNPHRFETGKDQDILTPFFLRMSKVAVMVIAMFTIASLWNFNLNGFLTAIGLTGVALAFGIRDTLAHIFGGMSVALDKPFQIGDWVMSGDEKIDGTIQDINLRSTVIQTSDKGTVYVPNSYLVNRPIYNLSTRIERKVEHFLHISNENSEESIVKFLESVREQISLHPKISKKIIHVAMDELMPTSCRILIRYFVETNDTGIMLEVRQEILFVAKHYCEVYDIKLVDPNDGQYAWNNG; encoded by the coding sequence ATGTGGGAATCGATAAAATGGTTAATTCCGTCTGTTACCGCACCAACTGTAGCAGATGGTCTGGCGGCTGCAGCAATAATCGTCGCCGGTTTACTCATCATTCGATTCGTAATACGGCCGCTGTTATTTAAAATCGCGGACTTGTTCAATAAAAAAAATCATCCCGTTTTTGGAGACATAACGAAAAGTGTGTATCCATCAATACGTAACGCCATTATTTTCAGCCTGATTGTGATGGCGGTTTCTCTATTAGTCGAAGTATGGCTGTTTGATAATACGAAACTTGGTATTTATATCGATTCGGTGTATGTATTTTTTGCGTTTAAAGCGCTGTATGATGTACTTGGCTTTTATTTGAAAAATCCGCACCGATTTGAAACAGGGAAAGATCAGGATATTTTAACGCCGTTTTTCCTAAGGATGAGTAAAGTTGCAGTAATGGTCATTGCGATGTTTACAATTGCGTCACTGTGGAACTTTAATTTAAACGGGTTTTTAACTGCAATTGGACTTACAGGTGTTGCGCTCGCATTTGGTATACGTGACACGCTCGCCCATATATTCGGCGGTATGAGTGTTGCTTTGGATAAACCATTCCAAATCGGGGATTGGGTCATGTCGGGAGATGAAAAAATCGACGGCACGATTCAGGATATAAATTTGCGCAGTACGGTCATTCAAACTTCCGATAAAGGGACGGTCTATGTACCGAACTCGTATTTGGTCAACCGACCGATTTATAATTTGTCGACACGGATCGAAAGAAAGGTGGAGCATTTCCTCCATATTTCAAATGAAAATAGTGAGGAAAGCATTGTGAAGTTTTTGGAATCGGTACGAGAGCAAATTTCATTGCATCCGAAAATCTCGAAAAAAATCATCCATGTGGCAATGGATGAGCTGATGCCGACAAGCTGTCGTATTCTTATACGATATTTTGTCGAAACAAATGATACGGGTATTATGCTGGAGGTTCGTCAGGAAATATTATTTGTGGCAAAACATTACTGTGAAGTGTATGACATTAAACTTGTTGACCCGAATGACGGTCAGTATGCATGGAATAATGGATGA
- a CDS encoding DUF4440 domain-containing protein: MTALNNQFLLLEQQLMYYKKEDFIRLLSEDFLEYGSSGGKMDKSFLLNEITEQGIEESLFTVTDFQAIAIADQIVQTRFVTTNRTNGNKQNRSSLWRNENGTWRMFFHQGTPAK; the protein is encoded by the coding sequence ATGACAGCACTCAACAATCAATTTTTGCTTCTTGAACAGCAACTCATGTATTACAAAAAGGAAGATTTTATCCGCCTCCTGAGCGAGGATTTTCTGGAATACGGGTCTTCCGGAGGCAAAATGGATAAATCTTTCCTACTGAATGAGATAACAGAACAAGGCATTGAAGAATCCTTATTTACCGTTACGGACTTCCAGGCAATTGCAATTGCAGATCAGATTGTGCAAACACGATTCGTTACGACAAATCGCACAAATGGCAACAAGCAAAACCGCAGCTCCCTTTGGCGCAATGAAAACGGTACATGGCGTATGTTCTTCCATCAAGGTACACCAGCAAAGTAA
- a CDS encoding VanW family protein — protein sequence MKTNFIFLVLICLCLLTGCEKESYSEASDTVREQEPQIETSTTAPSESEAIVGEYPLIYPAVITLLDPRTMEIVKSFTPQLLGYGTDNELYEANVKKIARELARGTEKRTGYDQTMVLHKVGDNGELIEGIPGIVLKESELVEKILTASPKGDHIFVPLYILETNLDIDIPSLDEVTIASFTTYFNASKTGRSENIQLSSKAIHNILVGDGDYFSFNTMVGERTVEKGYQPAPEIINKELVMGIGGGICQTSSTLFNAVDQLGIRITERHHHSLNIGYVPTGRDATVSYDSLDFKFQNTSGAPFLIKSYYSKGALTIAITTSHQYKDLFKKQ from the coding sequence ATGAAAACAAACTTCATTTTTTTAGTATTGATCTGCCTTTGTTTACTTACAGGCTGTGAAAAAGAGTCGTATTCTGAGGCTTCCGATACGGTTCGTGAACAAGAACCGCAAATTGAAACTTCGACTACAGCACCATCGGAAAGTGAAGCGATTGTCGGAGAATATCCGCTTATTTATCCAGCTGTCATAACATTGCTCGATCCGAGAACAATGGAAATCGTGAAATCGTTCACACCGCAATTATTAGGATATGGAACGGATAACGAACTGTACGAGGCTAACGTAAAAAAAATAGCAAGGGAACTGGCAAGAGGGACTGAAAAAAGGACCGGCTATGATCAAACAATGGTTCTTCATAAAGTCGGGGATAATGGGGAGCTTATTGAAGGGATTCCCGGTATCGTATTAAAGGAAAGTGAATTGGTTGAAAAAATTTTAACAGCTTCACCTAAAGGAGATCATATATTTGTGCCTCTGTATATTTTGGAAACCAATCTGGATATAGATATTCCTTCACTGGATGAGGTGACCATTGCATCGTTTACGACTTATTTTAATGCATCAAAAACCGGAAGAAGCGAAAATATCCAACTTTCCTCTAAGGCAATCCATAATATTTTAGTGGGGGATGGCGATTACTTTTCTTTTAACACAATGGTTGGAGAGCGGACAGTGGAAAAAGGATATCAACCGGCACCTGAAATTATTAATAAGGAACTAGTAATGGGAATCGGCGGTGGAATTTGCCAAACCTCCTCGACATTGTTCAATGCTGTTGATCAGTTAGGAATTCGCATTACCGAAAGGCATCACCACTCATTGAATATCGGGTATGTACCAACAGGCAGAGACGCCACGGTTTCTTATGATTCGCTCGATTTCAAATTCCAAAATACGAGCGGGGCTCCGTTTTTAATTAAATCGTATTACAGTAAAGGTGCGCTGACAATCGCCATCACGACATCGCATCAATATAAAGATCTATTTAAAAAGCAATGA
- a CDS encoding M23 family metallopeptidase yields MKYRIALMMTAIFILAFIPVADASAEEATTLTKEQLIQKRMDYYIQHENILLPWYYLAAVDQFERNIQEVRTDIPKRESVIAIQFSDEFWSGILNPAGDDTSPVSIAYFNGSGKDGNGDGVADRSDDADALYTLASYLRQYGYGEDNFKLALWDYYQNELSVNQILVIAKLYEKFGTINLDDHTFPLSTHADYSYRGTWGANRGWGGRRIHEGTDIFAPYNTPVYSTSYGVIEVMGWNQFGGWRVGIRDNHNSYHYYAHLAYFQKGLKEGDIVEAGQIIGYVGSTGYGKEGTAGKFPPHLHYGIYKFNGRTEWAFDPYPALARWEKEAKQRKQ; encoded by the coding sequence ATGAAATACAGAATTGCATTGATGATGACAGCCATTTTCATCCTAGCATTTATCCCGGTTGCCGATGCATCAGCTGAAGAGGCCACCACCTTGACAAAGGAACAGCTAATTCAAAAAAGGATGGACTATTATATACAGCATGAAAATATATTATTGCCCTGGTATTATCTGGCTGCTGTCGATCAATTTGAACGCAATATCCAGGAAGTGCGAACGGATATACCAAAACGGGAAAGTGTCATAGCCATTCAATTTTCGGATGAATTTTGGTCCGGTATTTTAAATCCTGCGGGCGATGATACATCCCCGGTTTCGATTGCTTATTTTAATGGAAGCGGTAAGGACGGCAACGGAGATGGTGTGGCAGACCGGTCCGATGATGCCGATGCATTATATACATTAGCGAGCTATTTAAGACAGTATGGATATGGTGAGGATAATTTTAAATTGGCCTTATGGGATTATTATCAAAATGAACTTTCGGTCAATCAAATACTTGTAATTGCAAAATTGTATGAGAAATTCGGAACAATCAATTTAGATGATCATACATTTCCGTTATCCACTCATGCCGATTACAGCTATAGAGGAACATGGGGAGCAAATCGCGGCTGGGGTGGACGTAGAATCCATGAAGGCACAGATATTTTTGCACCTTACAACACACCGGTCTATTCAACATCATACGGTGTAATTGAAGTGATGGGCTGGAATCAGTTTGGCGGCTGGCGTGTCGGTATCCGTGATAACCATAACTCGTACCATTATTATGCACACCTCGCTTATTTCCAGAAAGGGCTTAAAGAAGGCGATATTGTGGAGGCAGGACAAATTATCGGCTATGTCGGAAGTACAGGGTACGGAAAAGAAGGAACAGCCGGAAAATTCCCGCCGCATCTTCATTACGGAATCTATAAATTTAACGGTCGTACAGAGTGGGCTTTTGATCCGTATCCAGCTTTGGCAAGATGGGAAAAAGAAGCGAAGCAAAGAAAACAATAA
- a CDS encoding polysaccharide deacetylase family protein, with translation MQRKKWKRIAFILFLVLLFIFAAMYVFNSLGEAKGRDYYEETGQIIWDIQTDEKVVALTFDDGPHPKYTSQILDLLEQYEAKATFFIVGQLAEKSPELVLRMHESGHEIANHTYTHLFTKSVSPIMEEVNQTSDTIFSITGVKPNLFRPVEGHYTDELVKESVKNGYKIVMWSWHQDTEDWKDPGVNKIVNTVLNGLRNGNVVLFHDGGGNREQTVQALEKILPKLKEQGYRFITISQMIRLQNDTKQHIVEEEK, from the coding sequence ATGCAAAGAAAAAAATGGAAAAGAATTGCTTTTATTTTATTTTTAGTCCTTTTATTTATATTTGCAGCTATGTACGTTTTCAATAGTCTCGGGGAAGCGAAAGGACGCGACTATTATGAAGAAACAGGTCAAATTATTTGGGATATTCAAACGGATGAAAAGGTAGTGGCCCTGACATTTGATGATGGGCCACATCCGAAATATACTAGCCAAATACTTGATTTACTTGAACAATATGAGGCAAAAGCAACGTTTTTTATCGTGGGGCAATTGGCTGAAAAAAGCCCCGAACTCGTTTTGCGAATGCATGAAAGTGGACATGAGATCGCCAATCATACGTACACACATCTCTTTACAAAATCAGTTTCTCCCATTATGGAAGAGGTTAATCAAACATCCGATACAATTTTCAGCATTACAGGGGTGAAACCGAATTTATTTCGGCCGGTCGAGGGACATTATACAGATGAACTCGTAAAAGAATCCGTTAAAAACGGCTATAAAATTGTTATGTGGTCATGGCATCAGGATACTGAAGACTGGAAAGATCCGGGTGTAAATAAAATAGTAAATACCGTATTGAACGGTCTTAGAAATGGAAATGTTGTGCTTTTCCATGATGGAGGGGGCAATCGGGAGCAGACGGTTCAAGCGTTGGAGAAAATTTTACCCAAGCTGAAAGAGCAGGGCTACCGGTTTATTACAATTTCACAAATGATCCGATTACAAAATGATACGAAACAACATATCGTAGAGGAGGAGAAGTGA
- a CDS encoding NCS2 family permease: MFQLKENGTTVKRELFAGLTTFLTMAYVIIVNPIILSGAGVPVDQVFMATIIAAVIGTGWMALCANYPIAVAPGMGLNAYFTYTVVLASNGEITYTTAFSAVFIAGILFIIISLTPFREKLITAIPENLKLAITAGIGLFIAFIGLRMSKIVVADESNLVKFGDISDPAPLLTFIGLFITVALMARKVNGAIFIGMIVTAIIAMFTGQLTIDKVVALPHLPEGIIVLNPITAISEVIEYGLYGVIFSFILVTLFDTTGTLIGVSKQAGLLKDGKLPRARKALVSDSLATTAGAIFGTSPSTAYLESGSGVAVGGRTGLTALTVAVLFIVASFFGPLVGSLSGVAAITSPALIIVGSLMIGVVKNMKWDEIEESFPAFLVILSMPLTSSISTGIALGFISYPLIMLIKGRGREVHPLVYIFAVLFILQLIYLPH; the protein is encoded by the coding sequence ATGTTTCAGTTAAAAGAAAATGGGACGACAGTTAAGCGTGAATTATTTGCGGGATTAACAACATTTTTAACGATGGCTTATGTCATCATTGTTAACCCGATTATTTTATCAGGTGCTGGGGTTCCGGTTGATCAAGTATTTATGGCTACAATTATTGCAGCAGTTATCGGTACAGGCTGGATGGCGCTATGTGCGAACTATCCGATTGCCGTAGCACCGGGTATGGGATTAAACGCGTATTTTACTTATACTGTTGTATTAGCTTCAAATGGAGAAATTACGTATACTACTGCTTTTTCAGCAGTGTTTATTGCAGGTATTTTATTTATTATTATTAGTTTAACGCCATTCCGTGAAAAGCTCATTACAGCGATTCCGGAAAACTTAAAATTGGCGATCACTGCAGGGATCGGATTATTTATCGCGTTCATCGGACTGCGTATGTCAAAAATCGTTGTAGCGGATGAATCCAATTTAGTGAAGTTTGGTGATATTTCTGATCCTGCACCATTATTAACATTTATCGGGCTGTTCATTACAGTCGCATTAATGGCACGTAAAGTGAACGGAGCAATTTTTATCGGTATGATCGTGACGGCAATCATTGCCATGTTCACAGGACAGCTTACAATCGATAAAGTAGTGGCGCTTCCGCATTTACCGGAAGGCATCATTGTACTTAATCCAATCACTGCGATTTCTGAAGTAATCGAATACGGTTTATATGGTGTTATTTTTTCATTCATATTAGTTACATTATTTGATACGACAGGGACGTTAATCGGTGTATCAAAGCAGGCAGGATTATTGAAGGACGGAAAACTGCCACGCGCTCGTAAAGCACTTGTTTCCGATTCACTTGCAACAACTGCGGGTGCGATATTCGGAACAAGCCCATCTACAGCATATTTGGAATCAGGTTCTGGTGTTGCAGTAGGTGGCCGTACAGGTTTAACAGCATTAACGGTTGCTGTACTGTTCATCGTTGCTTCATTTTTCGGACCGCTTGTCGGTTCATTATCAGGTGTGGCGGCTATTACTTCACCTGCATTAATCATCGTTGGTAGTTTAATGATCGGTGTCGTTAAAAATATGAAGTGGGATGAAATTGAAGAGTCGTTCCCTGCATTTTTAGTCATTTTATCAATGCCGCTTACTTCAAGTATTTCTACAGGGATTGCACTAGGTTTTATTAGCTATCCATTAATTATGCTTATAAAAGGCCGTGGACGCGAAGTACATCCGCTAGTATATATTTTCGCCGTTCTGTTTATTTTACAGTTAATCTATTTACCACATTAA
- a CDS encoding transglycosylase SLT domain-containing protein — MKKIFKPLIGAIAIGAITLSINNDQNVFANEIADACDYDVTSNVNPDHATTNCLLTETALNYNVPPEIVKAIAEGESGNWRHFDNNGEAIVTADNGIGLMQITNQAGYIEERLKNDLVYNIEAGVRILDGMYDRSDLPKINGGHKDVLESWYFAVMAYNGTKPENSPIVQATGKRNVNAYQEKIFGLVEKYELINLQELPFTSDTFQYDSNSRDNIKFLEMNYNFDLPLTKSKYSFKVGQRVSATANPSFRSRPTTGNETHKGNLNKGEVVTITGPFVYDEVATKKNHFVWYPVKRSDGSEGYVASSYLDYVDSTATPEPTTPPVTPVEPNKDYSQYFKKFADFQDLWWAESMIWAIDKGYIKGDSTIRNAKTNKLETHLLPNKHLTEAHFLTIFFRYAEKDALANVKSTSSWGRSGVYNLAKKYNMPVLASEKTKASRDLAEKGIRRGKLAQLMVSYYYGKTVSEDTAIQFFIKNELTTQSIKEFRPNDILTRAHISAFIQRYDSFVQKQK; from the coding sequence ATGAAAAAAATATTCAAACCATTGATCGGCGCAATTGCCATTGGTGCGATTACCCTATCTATCAATAATGATCAAAATGTATTCGCGAATGAGATAGCAGATGCATGTGACTATGATGTGACATCAAACGTAAACCCGGATCATGCCACTACCAACTGCCTGTTAACTGAAACAGCACTGAATTATAACGTCCCGCCTGAAATTGTGAAGGCAATAGCGGAAGGTGAAAGTGGAAATTGGCGTCATTTCGATAATAATGGCGAAGCAATTGTTACTGCTGATAATGGAATTGGCTTAATGCAAATTACTAATCAGGCAGGCTACATTGAAGAGAGGTTGAAAAACGATCTTGTCTATAATATTGAAGCCGGTGTAAGAATTCTTGATGGAATGTATGATCGATCGGATTTACCTAAAATCAATGGCGGTCATAAAGACGTCCTGGAATCTTGGTACTTCGCGGTTATGGCTTATAATGGCACGAAGCCGGAAAATAGTCCGATTGTGCAGGCAACTGGGAAAAGAAATGTAAACGCCTATCAGGAAAAAATCTTCGGGTTAGTTGAGAAATATGAATTAATCAACTTACAAGAGCTGCCTTTTACAAGTGATACTTTCCAATATGACTCTAACAGCAGAGATAATATTAAGTTTTTAGAAATGAACTATAACTTTGATTTACCGTTAACAAAATCAAAGTATTCTTTTAAAGTAGGTCAAAGAGTAAGTGCTACAGCGAATCCCTCATTTAGATCTCGACCTACAACAGGTAATGAGACTCATAAGGGTAATTTAAATAAAGGTGAAGTGGTTACCATTACGGGTCCTTTTGTATACGATGAGGTAGCAACGAAGAAAAATCATTTTGTCTGGTATCCGGTCAAAAGAAGTGATGGGTCAGAGGGATATGTAGCGTCTAGTTATCTAGACTACGTAGATTCAACAGCGACACCTGAGCCAACAACACCTCCTGTAACACCAGTAGAGCCTAACAAGGATTATTCACAGTACTTTAAGAAATTTGCTGACTTCCAAGATTTATGGTGGGCAGAAAGTATGATCTGGGCAATTGACAAAGGTTACATTAAAGGTGACAGCACAATTCGAAATGCAAAAACAAACAAATTAGAAACACATTTACTACCGAACAAACACTTAACAGAAGCGCACTTCCTGACTATCTTCTTCCGTTATGCGGAAAAAGATGCTTTAGCGAATGTAAAGAGCACATCATCTTGGGGCAGAAGCGGCGTGTACAACTTGGCGAAAAAGTATAATATGCCGGTACTGGCAAGCGAAAAAACAAAAGCCTCAAGAGATTTAGCAGAGAAAGGTATTAGACGCGGGAAATTGGCACAGTTGATGGTTTCTTATTACTATGGGAAAACAGTAAGCGAAGACACAGCAATTCAATTTTTCATCAAGAATGAGCTTACTACACAATCAATCAAAGAATTTAGACCTAACGATATTTTAACGCGTGCGCACATATCGGCATTTATACAGCGCTATGATTCATTTGTACAAAAGCAAAAATAA
- the accC gene encoding acetyl-CoA carboxylase biotin carboxylase subunit produces the protein MKKVLIANRGEIAVRIIRACKELGIQTVAVYSEADADALHVKLADEAYCIGPKLSKDSYLSFPAVLGVAQKTGADGIHPGYGFLAENAAFAEACENAGIKFIGPSSDAIKIMGIKDVARDTMEAANVPLVPGTGIVPSIETGKEWAAKIGYPVIIKATAGGGGKGIRVARTEEELVKGIEITQKEAAAAFGNPGVYLEKFIEYFRHCEIQVLADSHGNVVHLGERDCTVQRRMQKLVEEAPSPALSEERRAEMGEAAVKAAKACNYEGAGTIEFIYDYQEDRFYFMEMNTRIQVEHPVTEMITGVDLVQQQLKIASGQELPFKQEDIKINGWAIECRINAENAYKNFMPSAGTVDTYVVPGGYGVRIDSAVYAGYTIPPYYDSMVAKLIVHADTREEAIAKMNRALSEFEVAGPGINTTIPFHQALMNNDVFKSAKFNTKFLEENDILDVKAKA, from the coding sequence ATGAAAAAAGTATTAATCGCAAACCGAGGCGAAATTGCAGTACGTATTATTCGTGCATGTAAAGAGCTAGGTATTCAAACGGTCGCAGTATATTCTGAAGCAGATGCGGATGCATTGCATGTAAAGCTTGCGGATGAAGCATACTGTATCGGACCAAAGTTATCGAAAGATTCGTATTTAAGTTTCCCGGCAGTTTTAGGGGTAGCGCAAAAAACAGGTGCTGACGGGATCCACCCAGGATATGGTTTCTTGGCGGAAAACGCAGCATTTGCTGAAGCTTGTGAAAACGCGGGTATTAAATTTATCGGTCCTTCTTCGGATGCGATTAAAATCATGGGGATTAAAGACGTTGCACGTGACACGATGGAAGCGGCAAACGTTCCGTTAGTTCCTGGTACAGGCATTGTACCGAGTATCGAAACAGGTAAAGAATGGGCTGCGAAAATCGGGTACCCGGTCATCATTAAAGCAACTGCTGGTGGTGGTGGTAAAGGGATCCGTGTTGCACGCACAGAAGAAGAGCTTGTAAAAGGAATCGAAATTACTCAAAAAGAAGCAGCGGCTGCATTCGGCAACCCTGGTGTTTACTTAGAGAAATTCATCGAGTATTTCCGTCACTGCGAGATCCAAGTATTAGCGGACAGCCATGGTAATGTTGTACACCTTGGCGAACGTGACTGTACTGTACAGCGCCGCATGCAAAAGCTTGTAGAAGAAGCGCCGTCTCCGGCACTATCTGAAGAGCGCCGTGCAGAAATGGGCGAAGCCGCTGTTAAAGCAGCGAAAGCTTGTAACTATGAAGGTGCTGGTACAATCGAGTTCATCTACGATTACCAGGAAGATCGATTCTACTTCATGGAAATGAACACACGTATTCAAGTTGAGCACCCTGTAACAGAAATGATCACAGGTGTTGACTTAGTACAACAACAATTAAAAATCGCTTCTGGTCAAGAACTGCCGTTCAAGCAAGAAGACATCAAAATCAACGGCTGGGCAATTGAATGCCGTATCAACGCCGAAAATGCATACAAAAACTTCATGCCTTCAGCAGGTACTGTAGATACGTATGTAGTACCAGGCGGTTATGGAGTACGTATCGATTCTGCGGTTTATGCAGGTTATACGATCCCGCCATACTACGATTCAATGGTCGCAAAACTGATTGTTCATGCTGACACTCGTGAAGAAGCAATCGCGAAAATGAACCGCGCGTTATCAGAATTTGAAGTAGCCGGACCTGGAATTAACACAACAATTCCATTCCACCAAGCTTTAATGAACAACGACGTATTCAAATCAGCGAAATTCAACACGAAGTTCCTTGAAGAGAATGATATTTTAGATGTGAAAGCGAAGGCTTAA